The genomic DNA GCGCTGCCTAAATGAAACTGCTAAGTTGCGATCAATATATAGCAACTGCCAGGGCGATTAGGGCAAGTCCAACTGTTACCTTTAGTTCATAATCCCTTACGGAGTAACATTTTTCCTCTTCCCTCTTCCCTGCGCCAAAGCCCCTAGCTATACTTGATGGCAGCGCCCACTCTCCAACTATTTACGACTACGAGTTTTGTGGTACTAGCTTCGAGATAAATAGGATATTATGAGTCAAAATTTTGGCGTTTGGAATTAAAAAAATCTTTAACTCAAAATTCAAAACTCAAAACTCAAAACTCATAATTTCCCTGCTTTATCCCACTAATCCCGATCTTAAGGCAAGAACAGCAGCTTGCGTGCGATCGTCTGCACATAGCTTGTTCAAAATATTACGAACGTGAGTCTTAACTGTGCCAACAGTAATGTATAGTTTTTCTGCGATCGCAGCGTTGCTATACCCCTGTACAATTAGCTCCAAAACTTCTAATTCACGCTCCGTTAATGGGTAAGTTTCGATGATGTGACTAAACTCAGGTTCGGCAGCATTAATCGTCACTTTTTTGTGTTCTACTTTTTGCTCTTCTACGGGGTTCTGAGCCTCTGTCCGAGCCTGTTTGAGGACAATCCTCGCAATAGCTGGATCGATCCAAGAGTTGCCTTCATGGGTAACTTTTACCACATCTAGCAACTGGTCAAAACTGATATCTTTCATGCAGTAAGAATCCGCACCTGCGGCAAAAGCAGCTAGCACTTCCTCTTCATTATCTTGAAAAGTCAAGATTAACACTTTTGTATCGGGATCTGACCCTGTAGCTATTGACTTTTTGAACTTTTGCGTCAGTTCAATTCCATCAAAATCAGGTAAACCAATGTCCACGATCGCAACGTCAGGTTTACTGGACTGAAGCAATTTTAGACCTTCAGTCGCATTAGCGGCATCGCCTACCACTTCTATCCCGTCACGCTGTTGTAAAGCTGTCCGAATACCAACTCTAGTCAAATCGTGGTCTTCCACCAAAGCAACGCGAATTTTAGTCATGTTTCAATAGCAAACTGAAGTTTTATAATATCGGCAACGGACTTGATGAAGCCGAGTTTATACGAGAATCTGCCCTGATTGACAGTTTGGCAAGCTCAGGTATCCTTCTAAATATACCCACTAACTGGCGTTATTGCCAACTTAATTGTCTATCTCTCTAACTGTGCGATCGCATTCTGCTGCTGAGCAGTCTCAGCTAGATTTTAACAGTTTTAGGACTTTCACCTTCAATTTTTAAAGCCCTCTACCCCTGACCCCACCTTAAAAAAGGGATAAAATTTATTATCCAACTCCTAAGTTTAGCAAATTTTCGCCTTGTCAGTCCTTTGATAGAGGATCGGATTTGGTAGTTTTGATAAATTTATTTTATAACAAACCCTGTGAAAACCCTGTGACTTCAGTTGAGGATGAAACCCCCCACAGGTTTTACCTTATCTGCACTGTTCTTGAGTTTGAAATCATCTGGCGATCGAACATTTTTATTGCTTTATACCACCAATAAGCATCAGATAACCATCAGATTGAAGTTTATTATCAATAGTAGTTAACTAGAGGGAAATAATTAAACATAAAATACTGATGAATAAAAAGCTGGCGACACAAACATTTTTCGTTAGTTTTATGTTATTCTAATATAACTAAATCCTAGCCACTGCTAACTCCTGAGAAAAGTATTAATAGGAGAGAGGTTTAGCTGACGCTCCCCCTATCCTATCAACTTTCAAAACCGCGTTAGCATAGCCGATCGCAAGATTTAGTAGTCTGAGAAACGAAAAAATCTAAAAATTCAAAACTCAAAATTTAAAACTCCCTTCTGCCCTCTTTCTTTAATTATGAATAACTTCAGCTCGGATCGTTCTTCCCCTAATCAATCCGGGGAAGGAATGCGATTAGCGCGATCGCATATAGAAAATTTTCCCCATGACTGTTTAAACTGCGAGTCTCCATCCCTCTGCTTGTTTAACGCTCTTCCTCAGATAATTTGGACAGCAAACTCTGACGGTGCTGCCACTTATTTTAACTCGCAGTGGGAGGAATATACAGGTGTGCCGCAAACAGAGGCTTTGGGTTTTGGCTTTCTGAACTTTATTCACCCAGAAGATCGCGATCGCACCATCATCTCTATGCAGCAAGCTCTCACTCACAAAACCAGCTATGAAATAGAATTTCGCTTACTACAAGAGTGTGGTGTTTACGGTTGGGTGATGGCGAAAGCAAGTCCCGTTACAGCAGACAACGGTGAAGTCAAGGAATGGGTAGGAACTTACACTGACATTGACCATTTCAAAACAACTCAAGGTTCCCAGGAAATAACAGAAACTCCACCCAAACTCCCAGAGGAAGGGGTATATTTCCTAGCTCAGGCGAGTGCGATTTTGAGCGCTTCTCTAGATGTG from Kamptonema formosum PCC 6407 includes the following:
- a CDS encoding response regulator, whose protein sequence is MTKIRVALVEDHDLTRVGIRTALQQRDGIEVVGDAANATEGLKLLQSSKPDVAIVDIGLPDFDGIELTQKFKKSIATGSDPDTKVLILTFQDNEEEVLAAFAAGADSYCMKDISFDQLLDVVKVTHEGNSWIDPAIARIVLKQARTEAQNPVEEQKVEHKKVTINAAEPEFSHIIETYPLTERELEVLELIVQGYSNAAIAEKLYITVGTVKTHVRNILNKLCADDRTQAAVLALRSGLVG